Within Chitinivibrionia bacterium, the genomic segment AAAAAAATATTAGTAGTAATTGTTTTTAAAATGATTTTTAATATTTTTATTTAATTTTCAAAAGCAAAAAAAAAAAAAAATAGGAAGAAAAAAAAAAAAAAAAATAAAAATTTGGGGGGGGGGGGGGGGTACCCTTCACAATCTTAACAGATTTTTACTTGCATTTATTTGTGTGATGCTAATTGCAAGCATTGCTTACGGTCAACGCAGGTATCCGACCCGTGCGGACTTTCCCGCGGGAACACGTTTTATAGCGATAACTTTCGATGACGGTCCGAACAATCTGTACACCGTTCAGATTCTTGATATTTTGGAGCAACACGGCGCACGCGGAACATTTTTTGTAAACCCGCATAAATTCAACAATTCAACCTTGTGGCACCCTTCGGGAGGAACAGCTGGAACGGGCGGTAGCGGTCTTCACGCAAACACCATTCCTATTATCCAGCGTATGATAAGTAATGGCCACGATGTTGAAAACCACACGTTTAACCACATGAGCATGGGCGGAGCGCAAAATTACGTCGTGCCACCTGCCACAACGGCGGCAGAAGCTCGCGCCAATTTAATACAGGCAAGCGAAGCAATATTTGCCGCAACAGAATTTTGGCCCTTTGCGTTTCGCGCACCGCACTTTGAATGGGGCGGCGGCGGAAATATTTTGTTGAATCTTGACAGAGAGTTAAATATGGTATTTAAGGATTCTGGTTTAGATCCCAAGGACTACTCAAACCAAGGTAGCGGCGGTCGCACCACGATAGCAAACTTTGTCTTGAACCAAACAAATGATGCTTTGAACGGCGGCAACATTCTTTTGCACGACTGCGGCGGCAGAAGAGCTGAAACAGTTGAGGCAGTGCGCTTAATGGTTCCCGCGTTAAGAGCACGCGGTTTTGAAATTGTTACTGTTCGCGAATTGTTTATGATTAAATCTCTCAACCCCGACGGAACAGTAGCGGACAGAAGCATACCTGAAAAACTTTCGAGTGCTAATATGTGGCCAAGACCTAACCAGTTTGCGCCAAGCAGACGCGGTATATGGGATCCTTTCGAGCCGCTTTGGGCGACAAATTGGTGGACTAACACAAGACAATGGTCTTGCCAAGTCCCGCCGTGGAACAGAAGCGCCCCGACAGTTGGTTGCGGAACTTGCACAGGTTGCGGAGGCACAACTAATCCCGTTCAAACTTGGACGGTTAATTTTGATTTGGCACAAGGCAATCGCACAGGCGGCGGAGCGCTTTCGCAAACCGTAAATAACGGCGCAAACGCAACACCGCCGACAGTATCGCGCAACGGATATAACTTTACGGGATGGAGCGGAAGCTACACAAATATCACTTCCAACAGAACTATTACGGCGCAGTGGCAATCGATAGGCGGCGGAGACCCGATATGCAATATTTGCGGTAATCGTCCTTGCACGTGTAGCACTTTACCTGTTGAAGGCATCAATTTAGTTCCGTGGGAACACGCAGGTTGGTCGTATTACGTTGAAGGCGACAGCAGTGTTGACCGAGGCTCAAGAGTGAATATTACTTCAGACGGACAAACAGAAAATATGGTCGCCCGCTTACAACTCGGAACCAGCCAAAGCCCGAATTATGCGTGGCTCGGATTGCAGTTGTGGCTTGCAGACGCCAATATTAACTTCTCAGGTATCACAGGAGTAAGAATTACTTACACGGCAGACAATCCTGTCAGATTTGTGCTGTGCACCGAAACGTCTACGGGCGATCCCGATTGGGCTCCGACAGGCACCGAGTTGCAAGCAGGAACACATACCGTTAATCTTACTTTGCAACAGGTAAGAGCCGGATTGTCTAACCCTGCTTCTACCGATATACGAAGTCTAACATTCTTCCATACAGAGCAAGGAGAAACCGTTAATCTTACGGTATCGTCTCTTACTCTTGTAGGTGCGCAATGGAGCGGCGGCAGTTCGTCTGTAATCCCGCAAACGCATAATGCTGTAAGAACTGCAAACAACACAGCTTTGGCAATCAACGGCTTCAACGCAGGAAATCTCAGCCTGAACGTCGGACAAGCGGGAATGTATAACATTTCAATTCACAGTATTGACGGAAGAATGCTTTCGCAAACGAGCGCGAACCTTGTTTCGGGCGTGAATTCTCTGAATATCGGACAAAATATTGCAAGAGGCGTGGTTGTAGTTCGTATTCAAGGCGCAAACGCAACTTTGGTAAGGCGAATTTCGGTTAGATAGTTTTTATAATGTAGGGGCGGGTTTGAAACCCGCCCTTACTCCAACAGCAAAAGGGACGACTTGACAAGCCGCCCCTTTTTTGCGTTAATTTGTCATTTGCTAAAAAACAAGAAAAGCAAAGAAAATTCGCATTTATCAGAAAACAAATAGTATTTTTGACAGTACGTTTATGAAAAGGGTATATTATGACAATTGAAGAAAAAGTTAACCATTGGCTTGCTTTGTCGAACGAAGATTTTGAAGTTGCAGGAGCTTTGCTGAAGATGAAACGCAATCTTTATGTCGGGTTTATGTGCCACCAATCGGTAGAAAAGTTGTTTAAGGGATGTTTTGTAAAATTACTTAAAGACACTCCCCCATTTAAACACGATTTAGTGTTTTTTGCTCAAAAGGTAGGTTTTTTCGATTTGCTGAGCGAAGAACAAAAATCTTTTTTGAGAGAATTGAACCCTTTAAATATAGAAGCGCGTTATCCCGACTACAAAAACGAAATAGCCCGATATTTGACGGACGATACGACAAAATGGGTTTACGAACAAACAAAGGAGTTGTTGCAATGGACAAAAGAGAAGATATTGTTGTAATAGCGAAAAAATATTTTAATGCTGTTAAAGCGGCAAATTTGCCCTTACAAATAGACAAGGCATACCTTTTCGGTTCTTTCGCAAAAGGTTGCCCTCACAAAGACAGCGACATTGATATTGCGTTTGTTGTGAACGAATGGAAAGGCAATTACAGAGAAACAGTTGTTCCGATTTGGGGTTTGCGTGAAAACGTTGACATAAGAATAGAGCCGCATTTTGTTGTCCCAAAAGAAGATTACGCGGATTTTCTTCCGGAAATACAAAGAACCGGCGTCGAGCTGGTATAGAAAAATTTCACAAAAAACATTTTTTTTGTAAAAAAATAGGGGCGACTGTAGCCCGAACCGTTGCCCAAAAAGTATTTTACAAAAATAATCGGGGAGAAAAATGGCTTATATTAAGGATATATTCGAGTCAAGTTTTATGGAATACGCGTCTTATGTGATTAAAGACCGCGCTATTCCCTACATAGAAGACGGATTGAAACCCGTTCAGCGAAGAATATTGCATACCCTTATGAAAATGGACGACGGAAAACTCCACAAAGTCGCAAACGTAGTCGGACAAACTATGAAGTTTCACCCGCACGGAGACGCGTCAATCGAAGGTGCGCTCGTTGTTTTGGCGAACAAAAGCTTGTTTATCGAAAAACAGGGAAATTTCGGGAATATTTACACCGGAAGCGAAGCGGCGGCGGCGCGATACATAGAATGCCGCATAACCCCCCTGGCAAAGGAAGTTTTATACAACCCCGAAATAACGCAATTTGAGCCGAATTATGACGGACGCGAAGACGAACCGATATTCTTCCCCGCAAAAATTCCCGTATCTTTGGTGCTCGGCGCAACAGGAATTGCCGTAGGAATGGCTACCGAAATTTTGCCGCACAATTTCCACGAAACGCTCTCTGCAATGATTTCTGCGCTAAAAGGCGAAGATTTCGTGCTGTACCCCGATTTTCAGACGGGCGGCTTTGTTGATGTTTCGGATTATAAGGATGGTGTGGGGAAAATTCTATCTCGCGCAAAACTCGAAGTTCTCGACGATAAAACCGTGGTAATAAAAGAAATACCTTGCAACACCACAACCGAAACACTGATAAAATCCATAGACGAAGCCGCAAAGAAAAACAAAATAATGGTAGCAAAAATAGACGACTTCACAAGCGATAAAGTAGAAATACAAATAAAGTTAAAACGCGGATTTAGGGCAAACGAGATTATAGACGCGTTTTATGCTTTCACCGATTGCGAAAAAAGCGTGTCGGTAAATTCGCTTTTGATTAAGGAAAACC encodes:
- a CDS encoding HEPN domain-containing protein: MTIEEKVNHWLALSNEDFEVAGALLKMKRNLYVGFMCHQSVEKLFKGCFVKLLKDTPPFKHDLVFFAQKVGFFDLLSEEQKSFLRELNPLNIEARYPDYKNEIARYLTDDTTKWVYEQTKELLQWTKEKILL
- a CDS encoding nucleotidyltransferase domain-containing protein, giving the protein MDKREDIVVIAKKYFNAVKAANLPLQIDKAYLFGSFAKGCPHKDSDIDIAFVVNEWKGNYRETVVPIWGLRENVDIRIEPHFVVPKEDYADFLPEIQRTGVELV
- a CDS encoding polysaccharide deacetylase family protein, translated to MLIASIAYGQRRYPTRADFPAGTRFIAITFDDGPNNLYTVQILDILEQHGARGTFFVNPHKFNNSTLWHPSGGTAGTGGSGLHANTIPIIQRMISNGHDVENHTFNHMSMGGAQNYVVPPATTAAEARANLIQASEAIFAATEFWPFAFRAPHFEWGGGGNILLNLDRELNMVFKDSGLDPKDYSNQGSGGRTTIANFVLNQTNDALNGGNILLHDCGGRRAETVEAVRLMVPALRARGFEIVTVRELFMIKSLNPDGTVADRSIPEKLSSANMWPRPNQFAPSRRGIWDPFEPLWATNWWTNTRQWSCQVPPWNRSAPTVGCGTCTGCGGTTNPVQTWTVNFDLAQGNRTGGGALSQTVNNGANATPPTVSRNGYNFTGWSGSYTNITSNRTITAQWQSIGGGDPICNICGNRPCTCSTLPVEGINLVPWEHAGWSYYVEGDSSVDRGSRVNITSDGQTENMVARLQLGTSQSPNYAWLGLQLWLADANINFSGITGVRITYTADNPVRFVLCTETSTGDPDWAPTGTELQAGTHTVNLTLQQVRAGLSNPASTDIRSLTFFHTEQGETVNLTVSSLTLVGAQWSGGSSSVIPQTHNAVRTANNTALAINGFNAGNLSLNVGQAGMYNISIHSIDGRMLSQTSANLVSGVNSLNIGQNIARGVVVVRIQGANATLVRRISVR